A genomic region of Halichondria panicea chromosome 5, odHalPani1.1, whole genome shotgun sequence contains the following coding sequences:
- the LOC135335952 gene encoding uncharacterized protein LOC135335952 isoform X8: protein MKTLYISALTVLLLASYIFLVEGQTTSVSDDLWRVVTCNNTQLHLAIETRGCELTLVGRACVTRLQELSVIKGVCTALSDGVTYECLVNTTYTDPVCCLLYEEGSSKPVSNSCIPIDTTSTEGTEATTGPTDTRTASTEQPDLNNTSPVLFTPELPPMVDVNDEYNHPTWIAGVITVFIVLVAFVVFVVGLIIWWYRRRSKRDDQQNRRHRDGAPMKNGTDGDDKVKDGGEDSSKVGDATKDETSPEQVSVPMEELLVTVVTLVCYRVLLCVLINLPAQVEPQVLVTTTVRRRQPMQQPVPESTKVGEDTGCHSSRTLSTTTASPTELPTEQGSSVILFKTLTEIEFESIELDYSPQEEPPLPGGAPLAPEDSPQEEPPLPRAPLAPEDIPQEVRDVIPEPPLPGGAPLYESKGHTQKFGLLMTPVVQRHVQNTTPDVQEPVTCQQKDKIVEEDVSSVSSVAQDQQSCVVSDGQETSPVEKVRMGGNTSSAVPHTAPVEKVRMGGNTSSAVPHTAPVEKVRIGGNTSSAVPREQQSRFKTDDQTCGSVSRIKKFQFVPALFGAVVVAITCILTLATCVHTDPAAVLHPTLAGKYRWLDRGSPWIAWIGDRYLSYPHEDMFHPPNHQPALYCVVTAMTLTVTMTLTLATCIQHYQTRLTHSPPAVTAVNYWAFPAAAGDQMYARPLTTPRPHPLEHAAGRVHG, encoded by the exons ATGAAGACACTATATATATCGGCTCTTACAGTGCTGCTGCTGGCCAGCTATATCTTCCTAGTGGAAGGGCAGACCACCTCAGTATCAG ACGATTTATGGAGGGTGGTCACTTGCAATAATACTCAGTTACACTTGGCGATTGAGACAAGAGGTTGTGAACTCACCTTAGTGGGTCGAGCCTGTGTCACTCGACTACAAGAGTTGTCAGTGATCAAAGGAGTGTGCACTGCTTTGAGCGATGGTGTCACCTACGAGTGTTTAGTGAACACCACCTACACTGATCCTGTCTGTTGTCTATTGTATGAAGAGGGTAGTAGCAAACCAGTCTCCAACTCCTGCATTCCAA TAGATACAACCTCCACTGAAGGCACTGAAGCTACTACTGGACCAACag ACACTAGGACAGCCTCTACTGAACAACCCGATCTGAACAATACCTCACCAG TTTTGTTCACTCCAGAGCTCCCGCCCATGGTCGATGTGAATGATG AGTACAATCATCCAACATGGATTGCTGGAGTCATCACTGTTTTCATTGTGTTGGTGGCATTTGTGGTATTTGTGGTAGGGCTCATCATCTGGTGGTATAGACGTAGAAGTAAACGTGATGATCAGCAGAATCGAAGACACCGTGATGGAGCTCCTA TGAAAAATGGAACTGATGGTGACGACAAAGTAAAGGATGGCGGTGAGGATAGCAGTAAGGTTGGTGATGCTACAAAGGATGAAACTAGTCCTGAACAAGTCAGTGTACCTATGGAGGAGTTGCTGGTTACAGTAGTCACTCTTGTCTGTTACCGTGTGTTACTCTGTGTTTTAATTAACTTGCCGGCTCAAGTTGAACCACAAGTACTTGTCACTACTACCGTCAGGAGACGTCAGCCCATGCAACAACCTGTACCAGAATCCACTAAAGTTGGAGAAG ACACTGGATGTCACTCTTCTAGGACGTTATCTACAACAACAGCCTCACCCACAGAGCTGCCCACAGAGCAAGGCAGCTCAGTTATACTATTTAAGACACTCACGGAAATTGAATTTGAATCAATCGAACTAGATTATAGCCCCCAAGAG GAACCACCTCTCCCTGGAGGAGCTCCACTGGCCCCTGAAGATAGCCCCCAAGAG GAACCACCTCTCCCTAGAGCTCCACTGGCCCCTGAAGATATCCCCCAAGAGGTACGTGATGTCATACCT GAACCACCTCTCCCTGGAGGAGCTCCACTCTATG AGTCTAAAGGTCATACCCAAAAATTTGGACTTTTGATGACGCCTGTCGTGCAACGTCATGTGCAGAATACGACTCCAG ATGTCCAAGAGCCAGTAACCTGCCAACAGAAAGACAAGATCGTGGAAGAAGATGTGTCAAGTGTTAGCAGTGTGGCCCAGGATCAACAGAGCTGCGTTGTATCAG ATGGCCAGGAGACATCACCAGTAGAGAAGGTCAGGATGGGAGGGAACACCTCGAGTGCTGTACCTCATACAGCACCAGTAGAGAAGGTCAGGATGGGAGGGAACACCTCGAGTGCTGTACCTCATACAGCACCAGTAGAGAAGGTCAGGATAGGAGGGAACACCTCGAGTGCTGTACCTCGTGAGCAACAGAGCCGCTTCAAGACAG ATGACCAGACTTGTGGCTCTGTCTCCAGAATAAAGAAGTTCCAGTTTGTCCCTGCTCTGTTTGGTGCTGTAGTTGTGGCCATCACATGCATCCTGACTCTGGCCACGTGTGTCCACACAGACCCAGCTGCCGTTCTCCATCCCACTCTGG CCGGGAAGTACCGATGGCTTGATAGAGGCTCGCCCTGGATTGCCTGGATTGGTGACCGCTACCTGTCTTATCCCCACGAGGACATGTTCCATCCTCCTAACCATCAACCAGCTTTATACTGTGTTGTTACAGCGATGACCCTCACCGTGACGATGACCCTGACCCTGGCTACATGCATCCAACATTATCAGACTAGGCTCACCCATTCTCCTCCCGCTGTGACCGCTGTGAACTATTGGGCCTTCCCAG CAGCAGCAGGTGATCAGATGTATGCCCGCCCCCTCACTACCCCTCGCCCTCATCCACTGGAGCATGCTGCAGGGCGTGTGCATGGATAA
- the LOC135335952 gene encoding uncharacterized protein LOC135335952 isoform X4, with protein MKTLYISALTVLLLASYIFLVEGQTTSVSDDLWRVVTCNNTQLHLAIETRGCELTLVGRACVTRLQELSVIKGVCTALSDGVTYECLVNTTYTDPVCCLLYEEGSSKPVSNSCIPIDTTSTEGTEATTGPTDTRTASTEQPDLNNTSPELPPMVDVNDEYNHPTWIAGVITVFIVLVAFVVFVVGLIIWWYRRRSKRDDQQNRRHRDGAPMKNGTDGDDKVKDGGEDSSKVGDATKDETSPEQVSVPMEELLVTVVTLVCYRVLLCVLINLPAQVEPQVLVTTTVRRRQPMQQPVPESTKVGEDTGCHSSRTLSTTTASPTELPTEQGSSVILFKTLTEIEFESIELDYSPQEEPPLPGGAPLAPEDSPQEEPPLPGGAPLAPEDSPQEEPPLPRAPLAPEDIPQEVRDVIPEPPLPGGAPLYESKGHTQKFGLLMTPVVQRHVQNTTPDVQEPVTCQQKDKIVEEDVSSVSSVAQDQQSCVVSDGQETSPVEKVRMGGNTSSAVPHTAPVEKVRMGGNTSSAVPHTAPVEKVRIGGNTSSAVPREQQSRFKTDDQTCGSVSRIKKFQFVPALFGAVVVAITCILTLATCVHTDPAAVLHPTLAGKYRWLDRGSPWIAWIGDRYLSYPHEDMFHPPNHQPALYCVVTAMTLTVTMTLTLATCIQHYQTRLTHSPPAVTAVNYWAFPAAAGDQMYARPLTTPRPHPLEHAAGRVHG; from the exons ATGAAGACACTATATATATCGGCTCTTACAGTGCTGCTGCTGGCCAGCTATATCTTCCTAGTGGAAGGGCAGACCACCTCAGTATCAG ACGATTTATGGAGGGTGGTCACTTGCAATAATACTCAGTTACACTTGGCGATTGAGACAAGAGGTTGTGAACTCACCTTAGTGGGTCGAGCCTGTGTCACTCGACTACAAGAGTTGTCAGTGATCAAAGGAGTGTGCACTGCTTTGAGCGATGGTGTCACCTACGAGTGTTTAGTGAACACCACCTACACTGATCCTGTCTGTTGTCTATTGTATGAAGAGGGTAGTAGCAAACCAGTCTCCAACTCCTGCATTCCAA TAGATACAACCTCCACTGAAGGCACTGAAGCTACTACTGGACCAACag ACACTAGGACAGCCTCTACTGAACAACCCGATCTGAACAATACCTCACCAG AGCTCCCGCCCATGGTCGATGTGAATGATG AGTACAATCATCCAACATGGATTGCTGGAGTCATCACTGTTTTCATTGTGTTGGTGGCATTTGTGGTATTTGTGGTAGGGCTCATCATCTGGTGGTATAGACGTAGAAGTAAACGTGATGATCAGCAGAATCGAAGACACCGTGATGGAGCTCCTA TGAAAAATGGAACTGATGGTGACGACAAAGTAAAGGATGGCGGTGAGGATAGCAGTAAGGTTGGTGATGCTACAAAGGATGAAACTAGTCCTGAACAAGTCAGTGTACCTATGGAGGAGTTGCTGGTTACAGTAGTCACTCTTGTCTGTTACCGTGTGTTACTCTGTGTTTTAATTAACTTGCCGGCTCAAGTTGAACCACAAGTACTTGTCACTACTACCGTCAGGAGACGTCAGCCCATGCAACAACCTGTACCAGAATCCACTAAAGTTGGAGAAG ACACTGGATGTCACTCTTCTAGGACGTTATCTACAACAACAGCCTCACCCACAGAGCTGCCCACAGAGCAAGGCAGCTCAGTTATACTATTTAAGACACTCACGGAAATTGAATTTGAATCAATCGAACTAGATTATAGCCCCCAAGAG GAACCACCTCTCCCTGGAGGAGCTCCACTGGCCCCTGAAGATAGCCCCCAAGAG GAACCACCTCTCCCTGGAGGAGCTCCACTGGCCCCTGAAGATAGCCCCCAAGAG GAACCACCTCTCCCTAGAGCTCCACTGGCCCCTGAAGATATCCCCCAAGAGGTACGTGATGTCATACCT GAACCACCTCTCCCTGGAGGAGCTCCACTCTATG AGTCTAAAGGTCATACCCAAAAATTTGGACTTTTGATGACGCCTGTCGTGCAACGTCATGTGCAGAATACGACTCCAG ATGTCCAAGAGCCAGTAACCTGCCAACAGAAAGACAAGATCGTGGAAGAAGATGTGTCAAGTGTTAGCAGTGTGGCCCAGGATCAACAGAGCTGCGTTGTATCAG ATGGCCAGGAGACATCACCAGTAGAGAAGGTCAGGATGGGAGGGAACACCTCGAGTGCTGTACCTCATACAGCACCAGTAGAGAAGGTCAGGATGGGAGGGAACACCTCGAGTGCTGTACCTCATACAGCACCAGTAGAGAAGGTCAGGATAGGAGGGAACACCTCGAGTGCTGTACCTCGTGAGCAACAGAGCCGCTTCAAGACAG ATGACCAGACTTGTGGCTCTGTCTCCAGAATAAAGAAGTTCCAGTTTGTCCCTGCTCTGTTTGGTGCTGTAGTTGTGGCCATCACATGCATCCTGACTCTGGCCACGTGTGTCCACACAGACCCAGCTGCCGTTCTCCATCCCACTCTGG CCGGGAAGTACCGATGGCTTGATAGAGGCTCGCCCTGGATTGCCTGGATTGGTGACCGCTACCTGTCTTATCCCCACGAGGACATGTTCCATCCTCCTAACCATCAACCAGCTTTATACTGTGTTGTTACAGCGATGACCCTCACCGTGACGATGACCCTGACCCTGGCTACATGCATCCAACATTATCAGACTAGGCTCACCCATTCTCCTCCCGCTGTGACCGCTGTGAACTATTGGGCCTTCCCAG CAGCAGCAGGTGATCAGATGTATGCCCGCCCCCTCACTACCCCTCGCCCTCATCCACTGGAGCATGCTGCAGGGCGTGTGCATGGATAA
- the LOC135335952 gene encoding uncharacterized protein LOC135335952 isoform X13: MKTLYISALTVLLLASYIFLVEGQTTSVSDDLWRVVTCNNTQLHLAIETRGCELTLVGRACVTRLQELSVIKGVCTALSDGVTYECLVNTTYTDPVCCLLYEEGSSKPVSNSCIPIDTTSTEGTEATTGPTDTRTASTEQPDLNNTSPVLFTPELPPMVDVNDEYNHPTWIAGVITVFIVLVAFVVFVVGLIIWWYRRRSKRDDQQNRRHRDGAPMKNGTDGDDKVKDGGEDSSKVGDATKDETSPEQVSVPMEELLVTVVTLVCYRVLLCVLINLPAQVEPQVLVTTTVRRRQPMQQPVPESTKVGEDTGCHSSRTLSTTTASPTELPTEQGSSVILFKTLTEIEFESIELDYSPQEEPPLPGGAPLAPEDSPQEEPPLPGGAPLYESKGHTQKFGLLMTPVVQRHVQNTTPDVQEPVTCQQKDKIVEEDVSSVSSVAQDQQSCVVSDGQETSPVEKVRMGGNTSSAVPHTAPVEKVRMGGNTSSAVPHTAPVEKVRIGGNTSSAVPREQQSRFKTDDQTCGSVSRIKKFQFVPALFGAVVVAITCILTLATCVHTDPAAVLHPTLAGKYRWLDRGSPWIAWIGDRYLSYPHEDMFHPPNHQPALYCVVTAMTLTVTMTLTLATCIQHYQTRLTHSPPAVTAVNYWAFPAAAGDQMYARPLTTPRPHPLEHAAGRVHG, encoded by the exons ATGAAGACACTATATATATCGGCTCTTACAGTGCTGCTGCTGGCCAGCTATATCTTCCTAGTGGAAGGGCAGACCACCTCAGTATCAG ACGATTTATGGAGGGTGGTCACTTGCAATAATACTCAGTTACACTTGGCGATTGAGACAAGAGGTTGTGAACTCACCTTAGTGGGTCGAGCCTGTGTCACTCGACTACAAGAGTTGTCAGTGATCAAAGGAGTGTGCACTGCTTTGAGCGATGGTGTCACCTACGAGTGTTTAGTGAACACCACCTACACTGATCCTGTCTGTTGTCTATTGTATGAAGAGGGTAGTAGCAAACCAGTCTCCAACTCCTGCATTCCAA TAGATACAACCTCCACTGAAGGCACTGAAGCTACTACTGGACCAACag ACACTAGGACAGCCTCTACTGAACAACCCGATCTGAACAATACCTCACCAG TTTTGTTCACTCCAGAGCTCCCGCCCATGGTCGATGTGAATGATG AGTACAATCATCCAACATGGATTGCTGGAGTCATCACTGTTTTCATTGTGTTGGTGGCATTTGTGGTATTTGTGGTAGGGCTCATCATCTGGTGGTATAGACGTAGAAGTAAACGTGATGATCAGCAGAATCGAAGACACCGTGATGGAGCTCCTA TGAAAAATGGAACTGATGGTGACGACAAAGTAAAGGATGGCGGTGAGGATAGCAGTAAGGTTGGTGATGCTACAAAGGATGAAACTAGTCCTGAACAAGTCAGTGTACCTATGGAGGAGTTGCTGGTTACAGTAGTCACTCTTGTCTGTTACCGTGTGTTACTCTGTGTTTTAATTAACTTGCCGGCTCAAGTTGAACCACAAGTACTTGTCACTACTACCGTCAGGAGACGTCAGCCCATGCAACAACCTGTACCAGAATCCACTAAAGTTGGAGAAG ACACTGGATGTCACTCTTCTAGGACGTTATCTACAACAACAGCCTCACCCACAGAGCTGCCCACAGAGCAAGGCAGCTCAGTTATACTATTTAAGACACTCACGGAAATTGAATTTGAATCAATCGAACTAGATTATAGCCCCCAAGAG GAACCACCTCTCCCTGGAGGAGCTCCACTGGCCCCTGAAGATAGCCCCCAAGAG GAACCACCTCTCCCTGGAGGAGCTCCACTCTATG AGTCTAAAGGTCATACCCAAAAATTTGGACTTTTGATGACGCCTGTCGTGCAACGTCATGTGCAGAATACGACTCCAG ATGTCCAAGAGCCAGTAACCTGCCAACAGAAAGACAAGATCGTGGAAGAAGATGTGTCAAGTGTTAGCAGTGTGGCCCAGGATCAACAGAGCTGCGTTGTATCAG ATGGCCAGGAGACATCACCAGTAGAGAAGGTCAGGATGGGAGGGAACACCTCGAGTGCTGTACCTCATACAGCACCAGTAGAGAAGGTCAGGATGGGAGGGAACACCTCGAGTGCTGTACCTCATACAGCACCAGTAGAGAAGGTCAGGATAGGAGGGAACACCTCGAGTGCTGTACCTCGTGAGCAACAGAGCCGCTTCAAGACAG ATGACCAGACTTGTGGCTCTGTCTCCAGAATAAAGAAGTTCCAGTTTGTCCCTGCTCTGTTTGGTGCTGTAGTTGTGGCCATCACATGCATCCTGACTCTGGCCACGTGTGTCCACACAGACCCAGCTGCCGTTCTCCATCCCACTCTGG CCGGGAAGTACCGATGGCTTGATAGAGGCTCGCCCTGGATTGCCTGGATTGGTGACCGCTACCTGTCTTATCCCCACGAGGACATGTTCCATCCTCCTAACCATCAACCAGCTTTATACTGTGTTGTTACAGCGATGACCCTCACCGTGACGATGACCCTGACCCTGGCTACATGCATCCAACATTATCAGACTAGGCTCACCCATTCTCCTCCCGCTGTGACCGCTGTGAACTATTGGGCCTTCCCAG CAGCAGCAGGTGATCAGATGTATGCCCGCCCCCTCACTACCCCTCGCCCTCATCCACTGGAGCATGCTGCAGGGCGTGTGCATGGATAA
- the LOC135335952 gene encoding uncharacterized protein LOC135335952 isoform X2, which produces MKTLYISALTVLLLASYIFLVEGQTTSVSDDLWRVVTCNNTQLHLAIETRGCELTLVGRACVTRLQELSVIKGVCTALSDGVTYECLVNTTYTDPVCCLLYEEGSSKPVSNSCIPIDTTSTEGTEATTGPTDTRTASTEQPDLNNTSPVLFTPELPPMVDVNDEYNHPTWIAGVITVFIVLVAFVVFVVGLIIWWYRRRSKRDDQQNRRHRDGAPMKNGTDGDDKVKDGGEDSSKVGDATKDETSPEQVSVPMEELLVTVVTLVCYRVLLCVLINLPAQVEPQVLVTTTVRRRQPMQQPVPESTKVGEDTGCHSSRTLSTTTASPTELPTEQGSSVILFKTLTEIEFESIELDYSPQEEPPLPGGAPLAPEDSPQEEPPLPGGAPLAPEDSPQEEPPLPRAPLAPEDIPQEVRDVIPEPPLPGGAPLYESKGHTQKFGLLMTPVVQRHVQNTTPDVQEPVTCQQKDKIVEEDVSSVSSVAQDQQSCVVSDGQETSPVEKVRMGGNTSSAVPHTAPVEKVRMGGNTSSAVPHTAPVEKVRIGGNTSSAVPREQQSRFKTDDQTCGSVSRIKKFQFVPALFGAVVVAITCILTLATCVHTDPAAVLHPTLAGKYRWLDRGSPWIAWIGDRYLSYPHEDMFHPPNHQPALYCVVTAMTLTVTMTLTLATCIQHYQTRLTHSPPAVTAVNYWAFPAAGDQMYARPLTTPRPHPLEHAAGRVHG; this is translated from the exons ATGAAGACACTATATATATCGGCTCTTACAGTGCTGCTGCTGGCCAGCTATATCTTCCTAGTGGAAGGGCAGACCACCTCAGTATCAG ACGATTTATGGAGGGTGGTCACTTGCAATAATACTCAGTTACACTTGGCGATTGAGACAAGAGGTTGTGAACTCACCTTAGTGGGTCGAGCCTGTGTCACTCGACTACAAGAGTTGTCAGTGATCAAAGGAGTGTGCACTGCTTTGAGCGATGGTGTCACCTACGAGTGTTTAGTGAACACCACCTACACTGATCCTGTCTGTTGTCTATTGTATGAAGAGGGTAGTAGCAAACCAGTCTCCAACTCCTGCATTCCAA TAGATACAACCTCCACTGAAGGCACTGAAGCTACTACTGGACCAACag ACACTAGGACAGCCTCTACTGAACAACCCGATCTGAACAATACCTCACCAG TTTTGTTCACTCCAGAGCTCCCGCCCATGGTCGATGTGAATGATG AGTACAATCATCCAACATGGATTGCTGGAGTCATCACTGTTTTCATTGTGTTGGTGGCATTTGTGGTATTTGTGGTAGGGCTCATCATCTGGTGGTATAGACGTAGAAGTAAACGTGATGATCAGCAGAATCGAAGACACCGTGATGGAGCTCCTA TGAAAAATGGAACTGATGGTGACGACAAAGTAAAGGATGGCGGTGAGGATAGCAGTAAGGTTGGTGATGCTACAAAGGATGAAACTAGTCCTGAACAAGTCAGTGTACCTATGGAGGAGTTGCTGGTTACAGTAGTCACTCTTGTCTGTTACCGTGTGTTACTCTGTGTTTTAATTAACTTGCCGGCTCAAGTTGAACCACAAGTACTTGTCACTACTACCGTCAGGAGACGTCAGCCCATGCAACAACCTGTACCAGAATCCACTAAAGTTGGAGAAG ACACTGGATGTCACTCTTCTAGGACGTTATCTACAACAACAGCCTCACCCACAGAGCTGCCCACAGAGCAAGGCAGCTCAGTTATACTATTTAAGACACTCACGGAAATTGAATTTGAATCAATCGAACTAGATTATAGCCCCCAAGAG GAACCACCTCTCCCTGGAGGAGCTCCACTGGCCCCTGAAGATAGCCCCCAAGAG GAACCACCTCTCCCTGGAGGAGCTCCACTGGCCCCTGAAGATAGCCCCCAAGAG GAACCACCTCTCCCTAGAGCTCCACTGGCCCCTGAAGATATCCCCCAAGAGGTACGTGATGTCATACCT GAACCACCTCTCCCTGGAGGAGCTCCACTCTATG AGTCTAAAGGTCATACCCAAAAATTTGGACTTTTGATGACGCCTGTCGTGCAACGTCATGTGCAGAATACGACTCCAG ATGTCCAAGAGCCAGTAACCTGCCAACAGAAAGACAAGATCGTGGAAGAAGATGTGTCAAGTGTTAGCAGTGTGGCCCAGGATCAACAGAGCTGCGTTGTATCAG ATGGCCAGGAGACATCACCAGTAGAGAAGGTCAGGATGGGAGGGAACACCTCGAGTGCTGTACCTCATACAGCACCAGTAGAGAAGGTCAGGATGGGAGGGAACACCTCGAGTGCTGTACCTCATACAGCACCAGTAGAGAAGGTCAGGATAGGAGGGAACACCTCGAGTGCTGTACCTCGTGAGCAACAGAGCCGCTTCAAGACAG ATGACCAGACTTGTGGCTCTGTCTCCAGAATAAAGAAGTTCCAGTTTGTCCCTGCTCTGTTTGGTGCTGTAGTTGTGGCCATCACATGCATCCTGACTCTGGCCACGTGTGTCCACACAGACCCAGCTGCCGTTCTCCATCCCACTCTGG CCGGGAAGTACCGATGGCTTGATAGAGGCTCGCCCTGGATTGCCTGGATTGGTGACCGCTACCTGTCTTATCCCCACGAGGACATGTTCCATCCTCCTAACCATCAACCAGCTTTATACTGTGTTGTTACAGCGATGACCCTCACCGTGACGATGACCCTGACCCTGGCTACATGCATCCAACATTATCAGACTAGGCTCACCCATTCTCCTCCCGCTGTGACCGCTGTGAACTATTGGGCCTTCCCAG CAGCAGGTGATCAGATGTATGCCCGCCCCCTCACTACCCCTCGCCCTCATCCACTGGAGCATGCTGCAGGGCGTGTGCATGGATAA
- the LOC135335952 gene encoding uncharacterized protein LOC135335952 isoform X3, translated as MKTLYISALTVLLLASYIFLVEGQTTSVSDDLWRVVTCNNTQLHLAIETRGCELTLVGRACVTRLQELSVIKGVCTALSDGVTYECLVNTTYTDPVCCLLYEEGSSKPVSNSCIPNTTSTEGTEATTGPTDTRTASTEQPDLNNTSPVLFTPELPPMVDVNDEYNHPTWIAGVITVFIVLVAFVVFVVGLIIWWYRRRSKRDDQQNRRHRDGAPMKNGTDGDDKVKDGGEDSSKVGDATKDETSPEQVSVPMEELLVTVVTLVCYRVLLCVLINLPAQVEPQVLVTTTVRRRQPMQQPVPESTKVGEDTGCHSSRTLSTTTASPTELPTEQGSSVILFKTLTEIEFESIELDYSPQEEPPLPGGAPLAPEDSPQEEPPLPGGAPLAPEDSPQEEPPLPRAPLAPEDIPQEVRDVIPEPPLPGGAPLYESKGHTQKFGLLMTPVVQRHVQNTTPDVQEPVTCQQKDKIVEEDVSSVSSVAQDQQSCVVSDGQETSPVEKVRMGGNTSSAVPHTAPVEKVRMGGNTSSAVPHTAPVEKVRIGGNTSSAVPREQQSRFKTDDQTCGSVSRIKKFQFVPALFGAVVVAITCILTLATCVHTDPAAVLHPTLAGKYRWLDRGSPWIAWIGDRYLSYPHEDMFHPPNHQPALYCVVTAMTLTVTMTLTLATCIQHYQTRLTHSPPAVTAVNYWAFPAAAGDQMYARPLTTPRPHPLEHAAGRVHG; from the exons ATGAAGACACTATATATATCGGCTCTTACAGTGCTGCTGCTGGCCAGCTATATCTTCCTAGTGGAAGGGCAGACCACCTCAGTATCAG ACGATTTATGGAGGGTGGTCACTTGCAATAATACTCAGTTACACTTGGCGATTGAGACAAGAGGTTGTGAACTCACCTTAGTGGGTCGAGCCTGTGTCACTCGACTACAAGAGTTGTCAGTGATCAAAGGAGTGTGCACTGCTTTGAGCGATGGTGTCACCTACGAGTGTTTAGTGAACACCACCTACACTGATCCTGTCTGTTGTCTATTGTATGAAGAGGGTAGTAGCAAACCAGTCTCCAACTCCTGCATTCCAA ATACAACCTCCACTGAAGGCACTGAAGCTACTACTGGACCAACag ACACTAGGACAGCCTCTACTGAACAACCCGATCTGAACAATACCTCACCAG TTTTGTTCACTCCAGAGCTCCCGCCCATGGTCGATGTGAATGATG AGTACAATCATCCAACATGGATTGCTGGAGTCATCACTGTTTTCATTGTGTTGGTGGCATTTGTGGTATTTGTGGTAGGGCTCATCATCTGGTGGTATAGACGTAGAAGTAAACGTGATGATCAGCAGAATCGAAGACACCGTGATGGAGCTCCTA TGAAAAATGGAACTGATGGTGACGACAAAGTAAAGGATGGCGGTGAGGATAGCAGTAAGGTTGGTGATGCTACAAAGGATGAAACTAGTCCTGAACAAGTCAGTGTACCTATGGAGGAGTTGCTGGTTACAGTAGTCACTCTTGTCTGTTACCGTGTGTTACTCTGTGTTTTAATTAACTTGCCGGCTCAAGTTGAACCACAAGTACTTGTCACTACTACCGTCAGGAGACGTCAGCCCATGCAACAACCTGTACCAGAATCCACTAAAGTTGGAGAAG ACACTGGATGTCACTCTTCTAGGACGTTATCTACAACAACAGCCTCACCCACAGAGCTGCCCACAGAGCAAGGCAGCTCAGTTATACTATTTAAGACACTCACGGAAATTGAATTTGAATCAATCGAACTAGATTATAGCCCCCAAGAG GAACCACCTCTCCCTGGAGGAGCTCCACTGGCCCCTGAAGATAGCCCCCAAGAG GAACCACCTCTCCCTGGAGGAGCTCCACTGGCCCCTGAAGATAGCCCCCAAGAG GAACCACCTCTCCCTAGAGCTCCACTGGCCCCTGAAGATATCCCCCAAGAGGTACGTGATGTCATACCT GAACCACCTCTCCCTGGAGGAGCTCCACTCTATG AGTCTAAAGGTCATACCCAAAAATTTGGACTTTTGATGACGCCTGTCGTGCAACGTCATGTGCAGAATACGACTCCAG ATGTCCAAGAGCCAGTAACCTGCCAACAGAAAGACAAGATCGTGGAAGAAGATGTGTCAAGTGTTAGCAGTGTGGCCCAGGATCAACAGAGCTGCGTTGTATCAG ATGGCCAGGAGACATCACCAGTAGAGAAGGTCAGGATGGGAGGGAACACCTCGAGTGCTGTACCTCATACAGCACCAGTAGAGAAGGTCAGGATGGGAGGGAACACCTCGAGTGCTGTACCTCATACAGCACCAGTAGAGAAGGTCAGGATAGGAGGGAACACCTCGAGTGCTGTACCTCGTGAGCAACAGAGCCGCTTCAAGACAG ATGACCAGACTTGTGGCTCTGTCTCCAGAATAAAGAAGTTCCAGTTTGTCCCTGCTCTGTTTGGTGCTGTAGTTGTGGCCATCACATGCATCCTGACTCTGGCCACGTGTGTCCACACAGACCCAGCTGCCGTTCTCCATCCCACTCTGG CCGGGAAGTACCGATGGCTTGATAGAGGCTCGCCCTGGATTGCCTGGATTGGTGACCGCTACCTGTCTTATCCCCACGAGGACATGTTCCATCCTCCTAACCATCAACCAGCTTTATACTGTGTTGTTACAGCGATGACCCTCACCGTGACGATGACCCTGACCCTGGCTACATGCATCCAACATTATCAGACTAGGCTCACCCATTCTCCTCCCGCTGTGACCGCTGTGAACTATTGGGCCTTCCCAG CAGCAGCAGGTGATCAGATGTATGCCCGCCCCCTCACTACCCCTCGCCCTCATCCACTGGAGCATGCTGCAGGGCGTGTGCATGGATAA